One genomic region from Entelurus aequoreus isolate RoL-2023_Sb linkage group LG14, RoL_Eaeq_v1.1, whole genome shotgun sequence encodes:
- the LOC133664260 gene encoding cordon-bleu protein-like 1 isoform X5: MDHKENLVDKDLSLVVVLPDGVEKMTTVHGSKPLMDLLVTLCARYHLNPSSYTLELLPAGRHDFKLKPSALIGTLEAEKVVLKARGDDKNKKVGPHMPEATVRMVINYKKSQKTILRVSPQVPLTQLLPAICEKCEFAVESTLLFRDLHSPAPLDLSWSLNHYAIREVYARGNHSEVIREVYARGCGGNSPPPACLDSAPLACRGHVLDSANPAVSGHVPDSAPLAVPAAVTPGKNKTQKEKENKGLFSKFRKSKKTSVQATTASAPASPVLVIKPRPLSMALPRSSSPPLTSPTSPGGEAPKKRRAPQPPILVSQNCHTHPGTRQRFYSVPNTPLDCHQVSGPSPGSSAESSLKRPKRKAPLPPTPPGVTVPDTVFAEENTQELPAAETLEEIMEETSAAATQVHGEDPGLPDLGDDQCGDLSSDGKAPQISGDTLDVKTLDGTSHLTERQSTPEQPGDEDGVHGTDGPQPSPQGTGTSQASVGETSTKETSDPEHLGTKDASPPSGEDAQVQTDPAISSANQTANVTTSPDLTCSRASGASSCQDSTPKSHSRVDFEPKPSNELTRDYVPKAGMTTYTVVPPKSNEKLRYFEVALTLELPPAVQSDGEGPQANDRCLAQSTPASPPSRLRSPQEGPPGEVRATKVPPATKPKPGSFRLSKHKKTAGYYVTSAADKTGPASVDQVDLPPHEGATAANDAPSQVRETRQSKEQRLSLEKLRSFATPRPFSPSTPSRFAQAVSFAVRRSHSLPRRPESPGSPLRPSPPAAGPGSVVEEAAVLDLKGQVPGVQGQVPGVQGQVPGVQGQVPGVQGQVPGVQDQVPEVQGQVPGVQSQTTSSDGSQEPPLEAPDDSK, encoded by the exons ATGGACCACAAGGAGAATCTCGTCGATAAGGACCTCTCTCTCGTTGTGGTTTTGCCGGACGGGGTGGAAAAGATGACCACAGTTCACGGCAG CAAACCCCTGATGGATCTGCTGGTGACGCTGTGTGCCAGGTACCACCTCAACCCGTCCAGCTACACCTTAGAACTCCTACCAGCCGGCCGGCACGACTTCAAGCTGAAGCCCAGCGCTCTCATCGGAACCTTGGAGGCAGAGAAGGTGGTCCTCAAAGCCAGAGGAgacgacaagaacaagaaagtcgGTCCTCACATGCCAGAG GCCACGGTCCGCATGGTGATCAACTACAAGAAGAGCCAGAAAACTATTCTCAGGGTCAGTCCGCAGGTTCCCCTGACTCAACTCCTACCAGCCATCTGTGAGAAGTGTGAGTTTGCAGTGGAGAGCACACTTCTGTTCAGAGACCTGCACTCACCGGCCCCTCTGGACCTGTCCTGGTCCCTCAACCATTACGCCATCAGGGAGGTTTATGCACGAGGTAATCACAGTGAGGTCATCAGGGAGGTTTATGCACGAG GCTGTGGAGGAAACAGTCCTCCTCCTGCATGTCTGGACTCCGCCCCCCTGGCATGTCGTGGACATGTTCTGGACTCCGCCAACCCGGCAGTTAGTGGACATGTTCCGGACTCCGCCCCCCTGGCA GTCCCGGCAGCAGTGACGCCTGGCAAGAATAAGACTCagaaagagaaggagaacaaaggtCTCTTCAGCAAGTTCAGGAAGAGCAAGAAAACCTCGGTGCAG GCCACGACAGCCAGTGCCCCGGCTTCTCCGGTGCTGGTGATCAAGCCTCGACCACTCAGCATGGCCTTGCCTCGATCCAGCTCGCCGCCGCTCACGTCCCCGACGTCGCCGGGCGGCGAGGCGCCCAAGAAGAGACGAGCGCCTCAGCCGCCCATCCTGGTGTCTCAGAACTGCCACACCCACCCCGGCACCCGCCAGAGGTTCTACTCCGTACCCAACACCCCGCTGGACTGCCATCAG GTGTCTGGGCCGAGTCCCGGCTCCTCAGCCGAGTCGTCACTGAAGAGACCCAAACGCAAGGCTCCCCTGCCGCCCACACCCCCGGGGGTGACTGTCCCCGATACAGTTTTTGCTGAGGAAAATACACAAG AGCTCCCAGCAGCTGAAACACTGGAGGAGATTATGGAGGAGACGTCGGCAGCTGCAACCCAGGTCCACGGAGAAGACCCGGGTCTCCCAGACCTTGGGGACGATCAATGTGGTGATCTGTCCTCAGATGGCAA AGCGCCACAGATCTCAGGTGACACCTTGGATGTGAAGACACTGGATGGCACGTCTCACCTGACAG AACGTCAGTCCACACCTGAACAGCCCGGAGACGAGGACGGCGTCCATGGAACCGACGGCCCCCAGCCGTCACCGCAGGGTACAGGGACATCTCAGGCATCTGTTGGGGAAACCTCCACGAAGGAGACGTCCGACCCCGAGCACCTGGGCACGAAGGACGCATCACCCCCCAGTGGCGAGGACGCGCAAGTGCAGACAGACCCGGCTATCTCTTCTGCCAACCAGACGGCGAACGTCACCACTTCCCCCGACCTCACCTGTAGCCGAGCCTCAGGGGCTTCCTCGTGCCAAGACTCCACGCCCAAATCCCACAGCCGCGTAGACTTTGAGCCCAAGCCTTCCAATGAGTTGACCAGGGACTACGTTCCCAAGGCGGGGATGACCACGTACACTGTGGTGCCTCCCAAGTCCAATGAGAAGCTGAGATACTTTGAAGTCGCGCTGACACTGGAGTTGCCCCCTGCTGTTCAGTCCGACGGGGAGGGGCCACAAGCCAACGATAGATGCCTAGCTCAGTCCACTCCCGCCTCACCACCCAGCAGGTTGCGCTCACCTCAAGAAGGTCCACCAGGAGAGGTCAGGGCCACCAAAGTTCCACCCGCAACTAAACCCAAGCCGGGTTCTTTCCGCTTGTCCAAGCACAAAAAGACAGCTGGGTATTACGTAACATCAGCCGCAGACAAGACCGGTCCTGCTTCTGTGGACCAGGTGGACTTACCACCACACGAGGGCGCCACAGCGGCCAATGATGCTCCCAGCCAGGTGCGGGAGACGAGGCAGAGCAAAGAGCAAAGGTTAAGCTTGGAGAAACTGAGGAGTTTTGCTACTCCCAGGCCTTTTTCCCCCAGCACGCCGTCCCGCTTCGCCCAGGCCGTGTCCTTTGCCGTGAGGCGGAGCCACTCCTTGCCACGCAGACCCGAGTCACCCGGCTCTCCGCTGAGGCCGAGTCCTCCTGCTGCCGGTCCGGGTTCCGTCGTTGAGGAGGCTGCAGTGTTGGATTTGAAG GGTCAGGTGCCAGGGGTCCAGGGTCAGGTGCCAGGGGTCCAGGGTCAGGTGCCAGGGGTCCAGGGTCAGGTGCCAGGGGTCCAGGGTCAGGTGCCAGGGGTCCAGGATCAGGTGCCCGAGGTCCAGGGTCAGGTGCCAGGGGTCCAGAGTCAAACCACATCCTCAGACGGAAGCCAAGAGCCACCATTAGAAGCACCTGATGACAGCAAATGA